A region of the Parasteatoda tepidariorum isolate YZ-2023 chromosome 7, CAS_Ptep_4.0, whole genome shotgun sequence genome:
gaaattttcttacaaataacaGTACATATGTGGAAAAATCACTTACTTTATTCGATAATTATTTTGCTAGTCATATAATCtacattaaaattatgacaTCAGAATTGGTTTGTACATCAGAATTGCGTAGCAATGGCAGAAAGTGGATTACTCTACGTCAATCTTAGATTGCCAGACTTACCACTAAATGTCACCATCATATGGAGGAATAAGACGAAACCAATACCATATTTTTctgactatattttatttttacatatcaaaaggaatttttttaacttctgtaatagctattttttaaaaaagttcacttACTACCTTTCCTCGGCAACTGAAGCTTTTCCCAAAGCACATATTGTAACTTATGGCAAACTCaactagtgtagaaaacaccataaATATACATACAAAAAACCATATGTCCATagcctttaaataatttacagctGGAAGTTGTTGTCTGTATTGATACACCTGTAAAACAAAGCgtcataaattattactatttatcttttcttttttcatataaaataatactgcTCTGCATAATTTTTCGAGTTGGCccttttgactgtttttttataaatatgaggATCTATGTGTTTTTGTAATACCCATTcagttttacataaatataaaattattttctgattgaACTGCTATGACTTTTGCTAAAATTATCAAGGGAGAAGCTTcgtttactgaaaaatataaatttatgaaataatctgacttgaaagaatttattctaactcaaaactgaaattattttcttcatacaaaaaatattataaacatgtaaatgtttattaaaaaataaaaattccttatttcaACACTATATTAGGACAAATGGATGCATttatttacgttatttttaGATGCATACCACATATAAAAACAGCTTAGAAACGTggattttctgattttaaaatgagcGTAAAACGGACCTTCAGTAGAGAGAATATTTCACTTGATACTTAATTAAGGATACATTTGTTTTATGCTTATTATTACGTATCGTGTTACGTCCGTAACAactagcttttaatttttaaaaaattgtttttttaaaaatagtcaacAAAAATAGCACACTAACATTAAgtcagtaaatataaataacaccAAGTGATATTCTGACAAAAACTATTTGaactgtttgatatttttaaatttaaattaagatgcATTTAAAGTTCGCAAACATGGCACTTCTGTTGGTGGAATAttctaaaacttttcattaaaaactttaaataatattcagaaaTGTTTCAACCaagtttattttccaaattcatatattttaagagtaaaagtttcaaaaaaaaatttagaaaattatatcataaattaCGTTAAATTATGTATAACTAACCGTAACTAAATTTACGtacaatttaagaatttttttttagtttattaattttgatgtacTATATCTCACACAGAGagtaatgtttgaaaaaaagtgactaatttatttaaatattaagtattgctccttttttgagaaaaaattatgaacctAATTATTACCTGAGTAATAAGTGTCAGAAGTGATGTAACACAGAGAGCTACTCTTGCAGGAACTGCGTCTACTTGCAGCCAAAAACCAACAAAACTCATGATCACAATCATAGTAGAAGGTATGAATGTATTAATAACACTTCCACTCAAAAGACGAATCAAAGTAAACTCGGCAATCAAACTTGTATAGTTAcctataaaaagtataaacttaaaaatttaaagaaatacagaCACACATAcagcatttaaatatatatatatatactcttgTCTGATTCTTGTATagggaataaatttgaaataatttttgctcttAAAGCTGCAGAGTTTCAAGAGTAAGAGACTCTTAGTCCCTTTTATACAAACCTTTTCTCCTGTCTGATTCTTGTATggggaataaatttgaaataattttNaagatttatatatatgtatatatataaattgttttaaattataaattttgcagaaGCTAAGCTAACAGCTATATTTTAACTTCTTCAGGACCGTGATCACAAACACGTTATCACGTGATTTCCTCCTCGTGGTTCACGGTATCATATATGAAACGATCTTTTTCTACTCCAGTGGCACAAAATCATGCTGACATACTACATTCTTCTTTCGCAGGTACTATACTGGTTAATTAGGGTAcaaagaaattagaaatttaaaaaacgttattGTTTCGAACTAATTGCTTTGATACTTTTAAGATTGTTAAGTTATCGAAGTTTAATGCTGTACAAAATTTACACGAAGAtgaacttgtaatttttttttaatatggacttttaaagtcattttgttATAtctcaaagcatttttttgcaatcggaaaatattttttatttttaataattttttatgtgttggTTTATTACGTTTTCGAAATTTCTGCACACACATAAAACACTccattcaaaaatatcaaaaatatttaaattgcttagtATTGGTTCTGTTTTAATCATTAccaaatatatcatattttataccTACATTAGTATATATTACATTAGTATTGGTATTTATTGCATAACCCTTCAACatttaagtgttgtgaaaaatatatttgtcagtAACTACCAACTGAagccgaaattttaaaaaaaagtagaattctTATCAGAACTTGATATTGATTTTGGAGCGTAGTCATCTCAATCTAACCTTTAATTTactgctaaaatatttattagtgaaagaacaaatttcttttaattctcgttaattaaaatattaataaactatcgTTGCTgccactggaaaaaatattttgtgaatctACGGAATatgtagaattcttatcaaaccAGCACCAGTGactattttttgatcaaatagagCCATTAGCCAGCAAATATAGCTGATTTTATCTttgaatatatgaaaaattgaatccttgaatataaaacaatggctaacgtttaatcaatcagaaaattcttttttattttttgctcagcCCATTCAAATGGTTCGTCATAGAATGTTCTCATGTCGACAGTGACCTTCCTCGTGCTTTGAACTATCAGTATGCCAAGTTTCACAGCTTTCGGTCGGTTGGTTTAGGAGTCTATGAAGGACAAACACACGCACACacgacattattttttatatagatagataaaatttacttcgttcatttcaattctttttcaaatataaatagctGCTAAATATAATAACCGGGAAAAACACAATAACTTTGAGTTAATGGGTCacacaagattttatttattgtctttttGTGTTGAAAAGgagcaaaacttttttaaatcatatatttcaCTTTAGTACCATTTCTTAACATCAAATGAAGTAACTTACCGGAAGTATACGTCACGgtctaatttcttaatattcGAGATCTACCTGATGTCTTCGTAGAAGTTCAGATAACAGATGTCtgttatttttggatttttttatttaaaataggtttttttttaaataaatatttaataatgtgaggtatttttctcttattgtaaattacagaaattattgattaataatcTTCTATGTTTATATAGGTAGAAacatggaaatttaaataaataaatatttaataatacaacGTATATCTCtccttttgttattttcaaaaactattgattagtacatttccatatttataaaggttgcttttaaaattagtaagatACAAATTATGCATCTGTGtataacaatgttaaaaaagataGCGTGATTTAAAATCATCATTAAAGCTTCGAATtacttttcaatacttttttacatacataaatatCGCACCCGTGCAACAATAGCAATAActcgaagaaagaaaaatttcgagATGCACAAAAATATGTCCCCAACTGCTATTGATTTATCAATAAGTCATTAAGTTGAAAGcgacattttaagaaaacttaattcACTAAAGTTGAAACAACTTGCGTGATcgataaaacttatttttctatacctaatggtagttttaattttaaaaaaaaggaagttaagGTTAATAGTCTTAGTCTAGTTAATAGTCTTGccaacaatattttataatgcagTTTCAATTTGAGTACCACATCGAAATACCGGTGCTTAAAAATAAGATCATTTTCTAGTGTGGGTCAATTATCTTCAAAACTACAGgatatatgataatttttaggaaatacGTTGAGCATACGTTGAGCATACGCAAGAGCATACGTtggtaaaatgcaaataaaagtaAGAGATTCCTCCCCGTTCTTGCTAATGCTCACCTATCCCCAGAACTGCTTATAGATTCCCTTGCGGATTGCTTCGCTGGCTCATTGTTACGTCACTTCCGTCTAGCTTCGTATATTGTTcggaaaacttatttttagaataaaattttgggtCATATAACTTCTCgctatacaaaattttaagtgtatatTTGATTTATCGTTACCCAACtctaaatatatacatttctatattaatttgaaattccaaaaagtttaaaaaattttctggattACATAAGTGTTTAAAATGACAACAGTTACAAGTTCTCTTTTTAATCGCAGAGCTGTAAAATGTATAAGGACCAAAGAAGAGTATAAGAATAATCATAAAAacggtttaaaattaaagtggtattcgatatttgaaataagttgaataaagttgtaaaatgtttaaaaatattaaaaagatcaCACTAATAAAGCAAGCGAAAAATAAGGTATTGTGCAGTGTAAGTAAGGTATTGTGCAATTAAATGCCTGAAAGAGATTATTCATATTATAGCAGCATATgtgcatgcaaaaaaaaaaatttcaatagaatttttaaactcGCCTTGCAGCTCTTCGTTGCTATTTCAACATGTAAAAATGAAACCATTTAGATTCAAAGGAATTCGTTTCTGCTTTTTACTAACACGTGAAAAAAAAGTTCcgtgattttctttatttatttattaaatgctcGGTTTTGTAACCACGTACACATAAGCGTTTTACATAATATAGATACTTCTTTAGCAGGTAGCGTGATACTCGTCTAAACTCGGATGGTTTGAAACAGAGGTCacagaattaaacaaaaaatgggTTACTGAGAGTTTTAGAACCCTCTTACAGGTCTTACAAAGTGGTTAATTGCTGCAAATAAAGCAGTTTAGAAGTTCCAACAGCAAATGTTTCCAATATTCCAGCTACGCTCTTTTCTGCCCCTAGAAGGTTTTCAAAGGGGAGTTGCAAGTTATAACTCCCAAAATATctcaaatatgcttaataaGGTTTATGTTGAAATACTTGGCTGCCCAGTCCCTCTGgtaaatattttcccttttcaaaaatttgtcaacCAGATGAGCTCACATTGTCCTTATCATCCATTAAAAACTAAGACATGACTAATTTCACTCTTAAGAAGCAAGCATTGGTCTTCAAATCATTATCCGTATACCTCAAACCAGCTAAGAGTCTCTAAAACATGAAAGAGTGTGCGACCATTCTACTCAAGGCATGCCCAGACCATCAAACCACTGCtcttatattcataaatttctcATATTTCAGGGCAGATAGTgagttcttaattttaatggttctAATATTCGCGTAAAAATAGGATCTAGGGGTCCACTCTCTGCTCCCCAGTACTCAATATATTGAGCTTTTTGTCATGACATGGAGTGATGCGTTCTAGAATTTAATAGTCTCAGCAGGCTTCGCATTGAATGGCGGCACACCTCTTCATGTTTGAAAATGGTACTTTTTCCAGTTCGAAAGTGAAAACATTAGTCCTTGAGCCCTATGTTTGTTTCGCATATGTACCTTGTTTCTCAATCAATGGCGACAAATTGAGAACACATCGAACACATCTGATCGACTATTTTCTGGAATGTTCAGCCAAGACTTCAGATCAGAACATAAAAGAGCATATTTGAGAACTTGAGAGGTTCCAAGAAGAGCAAGTTAAACAAGTAACAAGTTAAACAAGTAAACGTTCCTGAACAAGTAAGAGCAATTGAAACTTCGATATGATTTGATATtcgatttatttcaatatgagaTCGTGTGGCAAGACCTGCATGTTTAAAAGAGAAGCTATATACtatctaaaataattgtttgttcttttttattttgtaaccttGGATCACACCTTTTGACCTCTTTGAGTATTACGCTAGATTGGTGAATGTGCTTTATAGCTGTAtagtgattattttatttgaatcatatgatttgtattttatttgtggTATATACTTGTATTATCTAATCTACGTtacataccaaatttcattagAATCTCCATTAAATTCCTTCAAATCAGTTCtatgtaatttcattttataaactattgagtttaattttcaataggTATGATATTCAGGGAGTTGAATTTATCAGTAACGAacagaaaattaattgtttccaataatatttttaagaagcattttaacagaaaaataaattaaaaataaaattcaaccacaaaaaatacatttttacagtCCTACATTGTGAAAAAATTGGCGTTACATACCTTCAGACAAAGTTTCAGTCATGAAATAAGCTTTTGGTTTGCTTACGTGAAATAATAGTAGTTCAGGCTGTCTGATCATTTCACAAGATTTGTACGCATTTTTGTATGGACTGTTCTCATTACCAACCCAACTCAACTGTGACACGTCATCAGAAGTCACTGAAATAGAATCCATGCAGCAAcaataaatatcagaaaaaaatatctacttgTTGTCATTCAGTACAGCAACGATGGGTTAACTTTTTCATCGAATGatctaataataaatgtaaaaaatttataaccggAGAAGTTTATGTGTTTAACtctagtaaaatattatactaaggAGGAACCCTTCCCGGTTacgtttttgaatttgaatcaATTATCCCTTTTAGTTTTTCTTGTCAATAAAATTCAGATTCTTAAAGACTCTAAagcagttttaattattattcggcttaaaattaagaatagttaatgtttttattttaaaagaacattttgtggatttttttcaaaactgtaaatttcatgtcagatggaattttttatttggaatttattttctacCTTAATCACCTAATACATCTATACATACAATCTACCTAAATAAACCAGAATACATATACTTTGCTTTTGtcaatttaaatgatataagtagcattttccttaaaaaatttccaaaaaataatttcttcaataaaatttcggtgtcttttattaatttttgtaacttccATGAGtgatagcaaatatttttttctaaaaaaactgtGCAGCTCTATTCAAAATTAGGAActcttcataaattaataaaaatggacCACTATTGtaagaaagttttaaagattttatattatatcaacTTTAAGGGTAATGACACTAAATATCTTTTcaagtattgtttttctcttaACTGTGTTGTTAAAATCTGTACATATTTCTTTGCTAGTTTTGCAATTCCCTATACTATCACCTTGCTATTTCCTATACTactgacatttttaattttcgcaaaatcacaagcgtttttaaatttgaatttgcttttactttataaGCATAAGtcaattttagagaaattaatcAATTCTAACATACTAACACACTACTTCTATAAATCTCGTATttccttaaaagtttttaaattcacattaatttcagatagtttattttatttgctctcAAGAGGAGCCATcagttatcaatttaaaatgtttgaatttcaaaacatgtacaataaatatctataaaacttTTTGTGTAGCATTTGAAGTAATTACATATAGAAACATTAACAAAACACTTTAGAGTGGCATTTTCCTCTGAATActagtaaaaattgttttaatatttttatgaatcccAGTTCAACACATATCTACCACATTTAAATACTCAATATACTTGCCACCCTCAGTTTTGGCGAGATTATAACTATAGTCCAGTTTTAAGCAGACTGTAAAAattttccgttaaaaaaattcaataattctgCAGCTTCCctgcaaaaaagttttgttctctaaaactacagcaatttacaattaaattaaattgtaatccGTCAAAAtgagacattttttttgttaacaattaaaatctGAAACCATTTGTATAGATTGCATCGATTGAgtacatattttttcagttttgaatatgAAAGACTTTGGTAACAAAGCAGCAGCGAGTAATTCGATGCATTGAAACAGATGCCGACCGGTATGTTTGGTATGCAAGAACTTGTCCTTATACCAGGAAAGTCTAGTGTTTGAGTCCCGCTTCGGGGCGTCTAAACTTATcgatggaaaaaaatgaaaattcacaGTCGATTCCTTCAACACCTCAAAAATCGCGctgaaaatcaaaacaatggaataattgaaatctaatcaaaattttataaatctgttTCACTATTCAAACCAGAGGGTATACACAGCTACTTTCATGCTAAATTTCTCAGCTATTCCGTGATTAGCCGGAAATATCTGATACGTACAAATATTTTCCGTAGTGTTttgtaacagaaattttttgtcaatgtgcttttttccgtaaaaaaaaaaagataatctcTGACAACTTTGCTGCCATAAATTTTACGCAGTTTAACCGAATTTTTTTCGCAGTGCGTAAatgaaaaacagcaaaaaaactCCCACATAGAATTAGTAGACGTTTTCAAAACatatcaaatgatttaaaacctCTCTTTGATATAATGTGACGTTAATAATTTCAGTTATCAATAAATGAGTATAAATATCTTACAATAGAAATCTTTCATTTATTCCAAAGAGTGTAAAAAGTATATGCCACGGGCGAAAATGATACAGAGGGTTCATATTTATATTCacggttttcaaaaatttatagcaaGAAAACGATGAAGgggtaaaaaatctttttgaaaattctggAGATaggacatatattttttttctagaatttcatgttttagttcaaaactttttcaacaaaCAGTGAAATGAAtagcaaacattttttatcagaaaaaaataattcaacatcATATCACAACATGTCAGAGCGTCTGATAGTAAACGTTTTGAAAATTGagtaatgcgttttttttttcctattaaaaattctgatttgatttccatttacttttctttttttgatttgcGCGCTTCGTAAGTACAGACGTGACaaccagaaaaatattaaattgaaccCAGGAATtctagaatgaaaatttattgttctttgacgtgaatttctgaaatttgtttttttttttaaattctaccagtttttctgtaaatttttaaaaaccgtcAACTTAATTTAGGACACCCCGTAAATATTGCGTTTAGGAAAAAGTTTCATCAAGCATCAGCTGTGATTCACTACCGGGTTCAAAACTAATGTAACCATTATTGgttatactattatttattcatttatttatttattgttaaaattaactttttaagaaatgaaatttctgtCCGATtatccaaattaaaaaattaaaacagatatACATTTCCGATAAGGAGACAttccttgaatatttttaagaagaaatttatttttaatacaacataattttaacatgctgctaaattttttgtaacaaaatttcaatccaatgaaaaatgttaactcaattttacattaaaaagttgTACCAACAAAAGTGGAAATTTTTAATCCCAGAaacgtaatttaattttatttaaagccaCAATTATATTTGAGATTAAAGtagaaatgtttgaattatGTATGAAGCAAGACATCTGAGAAATGCTTTCCGTCCTTTCTTTTACTTTGTTGGtacattttcatctttttaattaaacttctaATTATGGTTTCACATATTTGTAACTGGATTTTAGGCTCCTTCTCATctgaatatggtgaaattaggggcaaaaattttttatttcgaaaaaagtattaaaaaaacgtCAAAGACATTAAATCACTCTATCTACTGATGaccattttaagtttttttgccaaaaacggtaattgtttataaattcaataaactaattatgaCCTGATTATGCCTCCAGGTTAAATTCCACtctaagaaaaaatcatttgtcaCTACATGTTTTCAATACCTaactaaaatatgcatatttcatgataataaacatattttatactgaattttataaaaatatgttttatacttACGTAATGAAATGAGAAATTTACATTTCTGAATATCAAAAGGGTAATCTTGCAAATACATTGGGCAACTTGCCCGAAACCAAtatctgaaattataattttctttcatcagTAACtactgtttaaaaacaaaacttttttggcacgaaaaaagaacaatttatgattatttattcataGTAGTTTCTTGCGTGCTCTATTCACCAAAAGAgcataagataaaaataagttacttttttacgaatttttcaataatgcatTTAACAGCAGAAATACCAGAATCTTAgtcattgtttataaatatgtagGTTTTATTATTCGTTTCAGATATTTAatctattgttattaaaatagttattctttcacaattattgggaaaatattgTATGCTGACAAATAAAACcccaaatttagtttaattttctcttagcgtgtcttatgaaaattaaatcaaactgATTCAGAATTGATTTTGACggaaaagcaatatttaaaaaaaaaatgcttaaaattttcattttcttcaaacaGTCTTCT
Encoded here:
- the LOC107447045 gene encoding gamma-aminobutyric acid receptor subunit alpha-2; this encodes MDYLLHVFVTNIWNDTRLNLEEFKSQKKATILYEGCTNYIWTPDIFYETAKEIKTFEKESTSTLLKVLSDGSIYLSKRYWFRASCPMYLQDYPFDIQKCKFLISLLTSDDVSQLSWVGNENSPYKNAYKSCEMIRQPELLLFHVSKPKAYFMTETLSEGNYTSLIAEFTLIRLLSGSVINTFIPSTMIVIMSFVGFWLQVDAVPARVALCVTSLLTLITQVYQYRQQLPAVNYLKAMDIWFFVCIFMVFSTLVEFAISYNMCFGKSFSCRGKVKSKEVTQIVDNNRNKKESENAKWLVVKNAGSISTSSRPSSQSSSKSEETHLTSARNGFSLTDNYSKFLFPFSFFLFASVYWTYYLSIYNTRLNKL